The proteins below come from a single Drosophila teissieri strain GT53w chromosome 3L, Prin_Dtei_1.1, whole genome shotgun sequence genomic window:
- the LOC122617257 gene encoding RAB6-interacting golgin yields the protein MTEKFNGFSHDEILKITGVKEGGVGKRPASLEAAKQAFRNQPGIRRMPDKIFRQADQLRKQQQPQQPIQKPDVAKKAKSGTATPTEKPATPTPAAEDDVANGSLNLERPLSDSLIEALYHGHATARDKKPPATYADAERTSTDDSSILKISGGDSQTTSSTDDGSILPSTQDSSSRERLNTDSPFKGISLKDFEQHRRMIEEQNKQKKQMLYQAIEQHTQKTAAESRKIEEIRHELSKLESDLAVDVALLRKQIDNACIHFSNVEKQYVKIEAQFLRAKIELHNASEKKELLTEHLCTVIAHNEDRKAQKLTELMQKVGLSPADDCQPIDITPQSPQTQI from the exons ATGACTGAGAAATTCAATGGCTTTAGCCACGACGAGATCCTCAAGATCACGGGCGTAAAGGAGGGAGGTGTGGGCAAAAGGCCTGCGAGTCTGGAAGCAG CGAAGCAGGCGTTCCGGAATCAACCCGGCATTCGGCGGATGCCCGATAAGATCTTCCGGCAAGCGGATCAGTTgcggaagcagcagcagccacagcaaccCATACAAAAACCGGATGTGGCGAAGAAGGCCAAATCGGGAACTGCGACTCCCACGGAAAAGCCAGCAACTCCTACTCCCGCAGCGGAAGATGACGTAGCGAACGGATCGCTGAATTTGGAGCGCCCACTTTCCGATTCATTAATAGAGGCACTCTACCATGGACATGCTACAGCTAGAGATAAGAAACCCCCCGCCACGTATGCGGATGCTGAGAGAACGTCCACCGACGACAGTTCGATTCTGAAGATAAGCGGCGGTGACAGCCAGACCACTAGCTCCACGGATGATGGCAGCATCCTGCCGAGTACCCAGGACTCATCTTCGCGGGAGCGCCTTAACACAGACTCACCTTTCAAGGGCATCTCCCTAAAGGACTTCGAACAGCATCGCCGCATGATCGAGGAGCAAAACAAGCAGAAGAAGCAAATGCTCTACCAGGCCATCGAGCAGCACACCCAGAAGACAGCGGCGGAGTCGCGAAAGATCGAAGAGATTCGTCACGAGTTGTCTAAGCTGGAAAGTGATCTGGCCGTGGACGTAGCTCTGCTGAGGAAGCAGATTGACAATGCCTGCATACATTTTTCCAATGTAGA AAAACAATACGTCAAGATCGAGGCTCAGTTCTTGCGGGCCAAGATAGAGCTGCACAATGCATCCGAAAAGAAGGAGCTGCTCACCGAGCATCTTTGCACAGTAATTGCCCACAACGAGGACCGCAAAGCGCAGAAGCTCACTGAGTTGATGCAGAAAGTGGGTCTGTCGCCAGCCGATGATTGCCAACCGATTGATATAACCCCACAAAGCCCCCAAACCCAAATATAA
- the LOC122615701 gene encoding DNA-directed RNA polymerase III subunit RPC7-like, producing the protein MAGRGRGGKTGTLTAEQMAMLGCTKDMPVQTAPPPTFPPVLNRPTALETTATQNYQLLWKEDFLNRMRDSPYYIVSASQDAKNLVHKDWREKAMERMKLKAHPDFNYKAMPQELNISSRKRRGADAKPKLLAKKTNIEDRLKVLEQKELKSGGGEQDDAKQESDSEQEEEDPEAALDDEMDEDNDYGATYFDNGEAFNDEDDNLDDGPVY; encoded by the exons ATGGCAGGCCGCGGAAGGGGTGGCAAGACAGGCACCCTCACGGCGGAGCAGATGGCCATGCTGGGATGCACAAAGGATATGCCGGTGCAGACGGCGCCGCCACCTACATTTCCGCCTGTTTTGAACAGACCCACTGCCCTAGAG ACAACCGCCACACAAAACTACCAGCTTCTGTGGAAGGAGGATTTCCTGAACCGAATGCGAGATTCCCCCTATTACATAGTCTCCGCCAGTCAGGACGCAAAAAACCTTGTGCACAAGGATTGGCGAGAA AAAGCCATGGAGCGCATGAAACTCAAAGCACATCCTGATTTTAACTACAAAGCCATGCCCCAGGAGCTAAACATCTCCAGTCGAAAACGTCGTGGAGCAGATGCGAAGCcgaagctgctggccaagaagaCAAACATCGAAGACAGGCTAAAGGTTCTGGAGCAAAAGGAACTGAAGTCAGGTGGCGGTGAGCAGGACGATGCCAAGCAGGAATCTGATTCCGAACAGGAGGAGGAAGATCCGGAGGCGGCGTTGGATGATGAGATGGACGAGGACAACGACTACGGTGCAACGTACTTTGATAATGGAGAAGCTTTCAATGATGAAGACGACAATTTGGATGATGGTCCCGTATACTGA
- the LOC122615702 gene encoding uncharacterized protein LOC122615702: protein MLVKHIVKQGLLLKNAGALSRAAYHGGHGPHSTMNDLPVPAGDWKEQHSQKNAKYNAALITGILVLAGTIGFVKSSGLIHFNYYVPKSLD from the exons ATGTTGGTTAAGCACATTGTCAAGCAGGGGCTTCTGCTCAAGAATG CTGGCGCCTTGTCGCGTGCCGCTTACCACGGTGGACATGGTCCCCACTCCACCATGAACGATCTGCCCGTGCCCGCTGGAGACTGGAAGGAGCAGCACAGCCAGAAGAACGCCAAGTACAACGCCGCCCTCATCACTGGCATTCTCGTCCTGGCTGGCACCATTGGATTC GTGAAGTCTTCTGGTCTCATCCACTTCAACTACTACGTGCCCAAGAGCCTGGACTAA
- the LOC122615700 gene encoding exocyst complex component 1, translating to MLSIGAMANIKHTLQKELFLASGERLLSVVTVVKKKDKKPCYLCVVTTAPPVPVVTLCLIKQSEQREGEYKRKRSWQLDEIKWVDGRNEQFETHEFDFQLEKLYKWYALSPHERQNFLAVLNRQIQKSVRGQRAEFRNVPAAWLSEKSPEKVALGRAAQKTQHSDDEEDEEEEAQEFTALTDKEANELGKLFSECDFAIKDAEQFIEQLSRELHDLDGANMQSVLASEQKVLKMMEHIDNAISEADKFENRLDSYEDILGHVKETMEKIGGKNAMIEIANNNNIKLMKELNKVISQLDLPHSQQQALDEPDLKTANGRKAAIAAAQCLQQAMNSDIDPALLRLEAVQDQRKRFEKWKQKFSATVSRFMNNLFIHLGNEIGDMQVTSTELTLPNHSNVHRELTPYTELMHWAKAMDRKTYDGLMRVYTASLSKIYDRDVRNFFNLAKIQVTEKLRNSREDLDMSTSSRKSAVSTIPYGTLGINRDQWGPGVETADRIRFDALLEKVLAELEPIALQEQLFCINFFQMDVISPTTKNTQTTLEMEKAVDMSQSIISAAVSPSADGVPQKRIDRQINEDVRKLMMGLFGCLEPELVSFIQSFERVDSFYSLYVFVRLTQHVMSAQDTHSFLSMTFASALVQVKRSFDRFMQNQLLSIREAKLHKRSKAILPYVENFENFAQTAEGIFRKSDRRTDMEKWYLQLVNAIFEGIQLHSQEHPKTPVQVVRMENYHHMYALLAQLKVPGLDALKKEAKKCYNDALKAYVTQYFGRPLEKLNQFFEGVQLKVAQGVKETEISYQMAFSKQELRKVIAQYPAREVKKGLENLYKKVEKHLSEEENLLQVVWHAMQEEFIAQYNYLEERIQKCYAGAMINLEFNIQDILAFFSDIARSH from the exons ATGCTGTCCATTGGCGCCATGGCCAACATCAAGCACACGCTGCAGAAGGAGCTCTTCCTGGCCTCCGGAGAACGCCTCCTTTCTGTGGTGACGGTGGTCAAGAAGAAAGACAAGAAGCCCTGCTACCTTTGCGTGGTCACCACGGCGCCACCGGTGCCTGTGGTCACTTTGTGTCTCATCAAGCAGTCAGAGCAGCGCGAGGGCGAGTACAAGCGCAAGCGGAGCTGGCAGCTGGACGAGATTAAGTGGGTTGACGGCCGGAATGAACAGTTTGAGACGCACGAGTTCGATTTCCAGTTGGAGAAGCTGTACAAATGGTACGCCCTAAGCCCTCACGAGCGCCAAAACTTTCTGGCGGTGCTCAATCGCCAAATCCAAAAGAGCGTGCGTGGCCAGCGGGCGGAGTTCCGGAATGTGCCTGCAGCCTGGCTGTCGGAGAAGTCGCCAGAAAAAGTAGCATTAGGCAGAGCGGCTCAGAAGACGCAACACTCGGACGATgaggaggacgaagaagaGGAGGCCCAGGAGTTTACCGCCCTGACGGACAAGGAGGCCAATGAGCTGGGCAAACTTTTCTCCGAGTGCGACTTTGCCATCAAGGATGCTGAGCAGTTCATAGAGCAGCTGTCCCGGGAGCTTCATGATTTAGATGGG GCCAATATGCAAAGTGTTCTTGCTTCGGAGCAGAAGGTACTGAAAATGATGGAGCACATCGACAACGCTATCTCCGAGGCAGATAAGTTTGAGAATCGTCTTGACAGCTACGAGGATATTCTGGGTCATGTCAAGGAAACCATGGAGAAAATTGGTGGGAAAAATGCCATGATCGAGattgccaacaacaacaatatcaAGCTAATGAAGGAGCTCAACAAAGTCATA AGTCAACTGGACCTGCCGCACAGCCAGCAGCAGGCTCTGGATGAACCCGATTTAAAGACGGCTAATGGACGCAAAGCAGCCATTGCAGCTGCTCAGTGCTTGCAACAGGCCATGAACAGTGATATTGATCCCGCTCTGCTTCGTTTGGAGGCGGTCCAAGACCAACGCAAGCGCTTTGAAAAGTGGAAACAAAAGTTCTCGGCCACCGTCAGTCGCTTTATGAACAACCTCTTCATCCACTTGGGCAACGAAATAGGGGACATGCAGGTGACCAGCACCGAACTTACGCTGCCTAACCATTCCAACGTCCACCGGGAACTGACGCCGTATACGGAGCTGATGCACTGGGCAAAAGCCATGGATCGGAAGACCTACGATGGCCTAATGCGCGTGTACACAGCATCGTTGAGTAAGATCTATGACAGGGATGTGAGGAACTTCTTCAATTTG GCTAAAATTCAGGTGACGGAGAAGCTTCGAAACTCTCGGGAGGATCTTGACATGTCTACGTCTTCTAGAAAGTCCGCAGTTTCCACAATACCTTATGGCACGCTCGGAATCAACAGGGATCAGTGGGGTCCTGGCGTGGAGACAGCGGATCGAATTCGTTTTGATGCACTGTTGGAAAAGGTTCTAGCTGAGCTGGAACCCATTGCCCTGCAGGAACAGCTTTTCTGCATTAACTTTTTTCAAATGGACGTTATCAGTCCAACGACGAAGAACACACAGACCACATTGGAGATGGAGAAGGCAGTGGACATGTCGCAGTCAATCATATCAGCAGCGGTGTCGCCATCAGCCGATGGTGTGCCGCAGAAGCGGATTGATCGTCAGATTAACGAGGATGTGCGTAAACTGATGATGGGTCTTTTCGGTTGCCTAGAACCAGAGTTGGTTAGCTTCATCCAGAGCTTTGAGCGTGTAGACAGTTT CTATTCTCTGTACGTTTTTGTGCGACTTACGCAGCACGTCATGTCCGCTCAGGACACACATTCCTTTCTCAGCATGACCTTCGCGTCTGCCTTGGTGCAGGTGAAGCGGAGCTTCGACCGCTTTATGCAGAACCAATTGCTGTCTATCCGGGAGGCAAAGCTGCACAAACGATCGAAGGCCATCCTTCCTTATGTGGAAAACTTCGAAAACTTTGCCCAAACTGCAGAGGGCATATTTCGGAAATCGGATCGCCGTACGGACATGGAGAAGTGGTACTTGCAGCTGGTAAATGCCATATTTGAGGGCATCCAACTGCATTCGCAGGAGCACCCCAAGACACCAGTTCAGGTAGTGCGCATGGAGAACTACCACCACATGTACGCTTTGCTAGCCCAGCTGAAGGTTCCTGGTCTGGATGCCCTGAAAAAGGAGGCCAAAAAGTGTTACAACGATGCGCTTAAAGCTTATGTGACTCAGTACTTCGGCCGGCCGTTGGAGAAACTGAAT CAATTCTTTGAAGGCGTGCAACTTAAGGTGGCCCAGGGAGTCAAGGAAACGGAGATCAGCTACCAGATGGCCTTCTCCAAGCAGGAACTCCGCAAGGTAATCGCTCAGTATCCTGCGCGAGAGGTGAAGAAAGGCCTGGAGAACCTTTACAAAAAGGTGGAAAAGCACCTGAGCGAGGAGGAGAATCTACTGCAGGTGGTCTGGCACGCCATGCAGGAGGAGTTCATTGCCCAGTATAACTACCTGGAGGAGCGCATCCAAAAGTGCTACGCCGGCGCCATGATCAACCTGGAGTTCAACATTCAGGACATACTCGCCTTCTTCTCGGACATAGCGCGCTCCCACTGA